In Capsicum annuum cultivar UCD-10X-F1 chromosome 11, UCD10Xv1.1, whole genome shotgun sequence, one genomic interval encodes:
- the LOC107855219 gene encoding myosin-binding protein 7 isoform X2 — protein MDSVNTTPSTSRVKCCDCECNCSITNSSFSGTWLRTVKRKFDEYDESEKKFVIPGLILPQTARIEMENECIALREMVCDQQETIQELSVELEEERNAASSAANEAMSMILRLQREKAESQMEFRQFKMFTEEKMAHDQQEIIALEDLLYKREQVMQSLTCEVQMYKHRMLSYGLLESEVEDDGEKEMGHFSLNNSSGESLYGRFGTPSYDYPPLKCTVNENQVYTEVDNEVVDVEKYAFGEAPRSSDQLQDLEKRINQLETTPSSQTDGEVFNNNVLEKAIVVQSPFVTNKEKISDFISDSPKYVGNVRKSENSEAEEYANLRKVDESSEGADEMSDRVYTIDSIHQGAGCNGDSETKASVHTPRDSINHTDFGDPVVTKLYIRLQALEADRESMRQAIISMRTDKAQLILLKEIAQQLCKEASPARRTPLRKTSVIRSFSFMPIFKFLCL, from the exons ATGGATTCTGTAAATACGACCCCCTCCACCAGCAGGGTCAAATGTTGTGATTGCGAGTGCAATTGTTCCATAACAAACAGCTCCTTTTCGGGGACTTGGTTACGGACTGTCAAGCGAAAATTTGATGAATATGATGAGAGTGAGAAGAAATTTGTGATCCCCGGTTTAATTTTGCCGCAAACGGCCCGTATAGAGATGGAAAATGAGTGTATTGCTTTAAGGGAAATGGTTTGTGACCAACAGGAAACTATTCAGGAATTGAGTGTTGAGTTGGAGGAAGAGAGGAACGCAGCCTCCTCAGCTGCTAATGAAGCGATGTCGATGATTTTGAGGTTGCAAAGGGAAAAAGCTGAGTCACAAATGGAATTTAGGCAATTCAAAATGTTCACGGAGGAGAAAATGGCTCATGACCAGCAGGAGATAATCGCACTGGAGGATTTGTTGTATAAGAGGGAGCAAGTGATGCAGTCGTTGACTTGTGAGGTGCAAATGTATAAGCACAGGATGTTGAGTTATGGGCTATTGGAGTCTGAGGTTGAGGATGATGGTGAGAAAGAGATGGGCCATTTTAGCCTGAACAATAGTTCAGGTGAGAGTTTATATGGCCGCTTTGGAACTCCTTCTTATGATTACCCTCCCTTGAAGTGCACTGTAAATGAGAACCAAGTATACACTGAGGTTGATAATGAGGTTGTGGATGTTGAGAAATATGCATTTGGGGAAGCCCCACGATCATCTGATCAATTGCAAGATCTGGAGAAGAGGATCAATCAGCTGGAAACAACGCCAAGTAGTCAGACTGACGGAGAAGTATTTAACAACAATGTTCTTGAAAAAGCAATAGTTGTTCAGTCTCCATTtgtaacaaataaagaaaaaatctcAGATTTCATCTCAGATTCTCCGAAGTATGTTGGAAATGTTAGAAAATCAGAAAATTCAGAAGCAGAAGAGTATGCAAACTTGAGGAAGGTGGATGAGTCATCCGAAGGTGCCGATGAAATGAGTGACAGGGTTTATACAATTGACTCTATACATCAGGGTGCTGGATGTAATGGTGACTCAGAGACCAAGGCTTCTGTTCATACCCCAAGGGATTCAATAAATCATACAGATTTTGGAGATCCTGTGGTCACGAAGCTTTATATTAGGCTGCAGGCCCTTGAGGCTGATCGGGAATCAATGAGGCAGGCTATCATTTCTATGAGGACTGATAAAGCACAGCTGATATTGCTTAAAGAAATTGCTCAGCAGTTGTGCAAAGAAGCGTCTCCAGCAAGGAGGACACCTTTGAGGAAGACATCTGTAATCAGGAGCTTTTCCTTCATGCCAATATTCAAG TTTTTGTGTTTGTAA
- the LOC107855219 gene encoding myosin-binding protein 7 isoform X1, with product MDSVNTTPSTSRVKCCDCECNCSITNSSFSGTWLRTVKRKFDEYDESEKKFVIPGLILPQTARIEMENECIALREMVCDQQETIQELSVELEEERNAASSAANEAMSMILRLQREKAESQMEFRQFKMFTEEKMAHDQQEIIALEDLLYKREQVMQSLTCEVQMYKHRMLSYGLLESEVEDDGEKEMGHFSLNNSSGESLYGRFGTPSYDYPPLKCTVNENQVYTEVDNEVVDVEKYAFGEAPRSSDQLQDLEKRINQLETTPSSQTDGEVFNNNVLEKAIVVQSPFVTNKEKISDFISDSPKYVGNVRKSENSEAEEYANLRKVDESSEGADEMSDRVYTIDSIHQGAGCNGDSETKASVHTPRDSINHTDFGDPVVTKLYIRLQALEADRESMRQAIISMRTDKAQLILLKEIAQQLCKEASPARRTPLRKTSVIRSFSFMPIFKWIISCVLWRRKAHRCKYLFGLTANRAGLLMLLDKGPHVGQWRCLSSTQV from the exons ATGGATTCTGTAAATACGACCCCCTCCACCAGCAGGGTCAAATGTTGTGATTGCGAGTGCAATTGTTCCATAACAAACAGCTCCTTTTCGGGGACTTGGTTACGGACTGTCAAGCGAAAATTTGATGAATATGATGAGAGTGAGAAGAAATTTGTGATCCCCGGTTTAATTTTGCCGCAAACGGCCCGTATAGAGATGGAAAATGAGTGTATTGCTTTAAGGGAAATGGTTTGTGACCAACAGGAAACTATTCAGGAATTGAGTGTTGAGTTGGAGGAAGAGAGGAACGCAGCCTCCTCAGCTGCTAATGAAGCGATGTCGATGATTTTGAGGTTGCAAAGGGAAAAAGCTGAGTCACAAATGGAATTTAGGCAATTCAAAATGTTCACGGAGGAGAAAATGGCTCATGACCAGCAGGAGATAATCGCACTGGAGGATTTGTTGTATAAGAGGGAGCAAGTGATGCAGTCGTTGACTTGTGAGGTGCAAATGTATAAGCACAGGATGTTGAGTTATGGGCTATTGGAGTCTGAGGTTGAGGATGATGGTGAGAAAGAGATGGGCCATTTTAGCCTGAACAATAGTTCAGGTGAGAGTTTATATGGCCGCTTTGGAACTCCTTCTTATGATTACCCTCCCTTGAAGTGCACTGTAAATGAGAACCAAGTATACACTGAGGTTGATAATGAGGTTGTGGATGTTGAGAAATATGCATTTGGGGAAGCCCCACGATCATCTGATCAATTGCAAGATCTGGAGAAGAGGATCAATCAGCTGGAAACAACGCCAAGTAGTCAGACTGACGGAGAAGTATTTAACAACAATGTTCTTGAAAAAGCAATAGTTGTTCAGTCTCCATTtgtaacaaataaagaaaaaatctcAGATTTCATCTCAGATTCTCCGAAGTATGTTGGAAATGTTAGAAAATCAGAAAATTCAGAAGCAGAAGAGTATGCAAACTTGAGGAAGGTGGATGAGTCATCCGAAGGTGCCGATGAAATGAGTGACAGGGTTTATACAATTGACTCTATACATCAGGGTGCTGGATGTAATGGTGACTCAGAGACCAAGGCTTCTGTTCATACCCCAAGGGATTCAATAAATCATACAGATTTTGGAGATCCTGTGGTCACGAAGCTTTATATTAGGCTGCAGGCCCTTGAGGCTGATCGGGAATCAATGAGGCAGGCTATCATTTCTATGAGGACTGATAAAGCACAGCTGATATTGCTTAAAGAAATTGCTCAGCAGTTGTGCAAAGAAGCGTCTCCAGCAAGGAGGACACCTTTGAGGAAGACATCTGTAATCAGGAGCTTTTCCTTCATGCCAATATTCAAG TGGATAATATCCTGTGTCTTGTGGAGAAGGAAAGCACATCGATGCAA GTACTTGTTTGGTTTGACAGCCAACAGGGCGGGCTTGCTAATGCTTTTAGACAAGGGACCTCATGTTGGGCAATGGAGATGTCTTTCAAGTACACAAGTTTGA